From the Ilumatobacteraceae bacterium genome, the window TCGACCTGCCGGCGATCGACACGCTCGACGACGGTCTGGCGACGCTGGTCAACGGCTGGCAGGTTCCGTTCGCTCCGGTGCTCGACCGTCGCTGCGCCGACGAGTACACGTCGTATCGCGAGTTCCGCGACGTCTTGGGTGACGACTTCACCTCGGTATTCGGTATCGACGAGCGGCGCCTCGTCGCGGTCGAGTGCAACGTCCGCGTCGACTACGCCCCGGTCGTCACCGTCGCCGAGGGTGCGGAGATCGGTGACCCGGACGCCACGATTCCGCCGCCGCCCGACACCGTGCCCGGCGCGACGATCGATGTGCGGGCGGGTGCCGAACTCGAGCCGGCGGTCGAGGACGCCGTGGTCGGTCGGGATCTCCCGGATGCGACCGGGCGGTTGGAGGAGGCGGGTTGGTCGGTCCGCACCGACGATCTCGACGACCCCGACGAGACGTTCACCGCCGACCTCCGACCGGATCGGGTCACGCTGCGCCACCGTGACGGTGTCGTCGTGTCGGTCACGATCGGCTGAGGCGAGCCGCCGCGGCAGCGGTCCGTCGCTCGCCTCTGGTGGACGGTCCGATCGCCGCGACACGTCACGAGGACGAACACGAGGCGAACTCGCGAGCCGCATTTGGTACGTCGCGAGGGCCTGTGTATGGTCGACGACGAGCTACCCCCACGGCGGTGATTCCAGTCCTTACCCCCCTCGACAACGATCCGGTGCACATCACGGTGCGCCCTCCTACCCGCGACGATGCCGCAGACATGTGGCGACTCGCCGAGACTTCGGTCGATTCCAACTCCCCCTACAGCTATCTCATGCTGGTCGAGTACTTGGCCGGCACGTGCGCGGTGGCGGTCGATGACGACGGCGCCCTCGCCGGGTTCGTCACCGGGTTCCGGGTCCCGGACGATCCGTCGACGTTGTTCATCTGGCAGATCGCCGTGTCGCCCGACCGGCGCGGCCTCGGCATCGGCGCGCAACTCCTCGACGGGCTCGCCGGACGCCTGGCCGCGCCCCGACTGCGCTACCTCGAAGCCAGCGTGACGCCGGGTAACGACGCGTCCGCAGCGCTCTTCCGTTCGTTCGCGGAATCGAGACGAACCGAATGTGTCGAAGAGGAACTCTTCGATGCTGCCGATTTCCCCGGCGAACACGATCCGGAAGTGCGCTACCGGATCGGCCCCTTCTGACCTCGCGGTCATCTGCACGGAATCACCAGCACGTCCCGAGCGTCGCTGCGCGCCTGCTCTCGCTCGGCATCGACGATGCCGACGCGCCACCGCACCGAGATCACCGACCGAACACATCGCTTCCGACGAGCGAACCAGAAAGGAAACCGAACATGGCAACGACCGAACAACCGGCCGCCGAGCGACCGCACGGCCACGAGGATCCGGGCCGTCCCGGTGGCGCAGGCGATCTCTCCACGTTCGAACGACTCGAGTCCGACGTGCGCTCATACTGCCGCGGCTGGCCGACCGTCTTCGAACACGCCGAGGGCGCCGTCCAGACCGATCGTGACGGCCACCGCTACCTCGACTTCTTTGCCGGTGCCGGCGCACTCAACTACGGACACAATCCGCCTGAGTTGACCGATGCGCTGGTCGACTACATCACCGGACGCGGTGTGACCCACTCGCTCGACATGGCATCGGTGGCGAAGGAGCGCTTCCTCCTCACGCTCGACGAGGTGATCTTGCAGCCCCGCGGCCTCGACTATCGCGTCATGTTCCCCGGGCCGACCGGCACGAACGCCGTCGAGTCGGCGATCAAGCTGGCTCGCAAGGTCACGGGACGCGAGACCGTCATCAGCTTCACCAACGCGTTCCACGGCATGACGCTCGGCTCGCTCGCCTTGACCGGCAACTCGGTCAAGCGGGCCGGCGCCGGGGTCCCCCTGGGCAACGCGGTCAAGATGCCGTTCGAGAACACGTACGGTGACGAACTCGACACGCTCGACCTGCTCGACTCGTTCCTCACCGACGCCGGCAGCGGCGTCGACCTCCCCGCCGCAGTGATCGTCGAGACGGTCCAGGCGGAGGGCGGCGTCAACGTGGCGTCGGCCGGCTGGATGCGGCGACTCGGCGGCATCTGCAAGCAGCACGGTGTGCTGCTCGTCATCGACGACATCCAGGTCGGATGTGGGCGCACGGGGCCGTTCTTCTCGTTCGAGGACATGGGCTTGGACGAGCAGCCCGACATCGTCTGCCTCTCGAAATCGCTCAGTGCGTACGGCCTGCCCTTCGCGATCGTGCTGCTCGATCCGCGCTGGGACGTCTTCACGCCCGGTGAGCACAACGGAACGTTTCGCGGCAACAACCTCGCGTTCGTGACCGCCGCCGCCGCGATGGAGCGGTGGTGGCGCGACGACGCGCTCACCGACGACGTGCGTCGCCGTGCGGCGATGATCGAGACCGAACTCGACTCCCTCGTCGACGAGCACCCGGGCCTGTTCGAGGAGCGCAGAGGCCGCGGACTGATCCAGGGCGTGTTGTGCTCCGAGCCGGAGGACGCCGGGCGGATCTGTGCTGCGGCGTTCCAGCGAGGGTTGTTGCTCGAGACCGCCGGTCCGGACGACCAGGTCGTGAAACTGCTGCCACCGCTGACGATCAGCGACGAAGAACTCGGTCGCGGCCTCGACATCATCCGCGCCGCCGTCGAACAGACGGTCGACGATCAGGGGCAGCGCCTCCTCGACGCGCCTGCTGCGGCGGGGACGACGTCATGATCGTGCGGACGCTGGGCGAACTCGAGGACACCGAACTCGACGTTCGCGCCGACACGTGGAAGTCGCGGCGCTTGTTGCTCGCGAAGGACGCGATGGGCTTCTCCCTCCACGACACCGTGCTCTACGCGGGCACGGAGACCGAGATGCACTATCAGAATCACCTGGAAGCCGTGTATTGCATCGAAGGGCACGCGGAGATCACCGTTGCCGACACCGGTGAGGTCCACGAGCTTCGTCCGGGCACCGTGTATGCGCTCGACGAACACGATCGCCACGCGCTCCGGGTCTTCGAGGACTTCAGATGTGTGTGCGTGTTCAATCCGCCGGTCACCGGTCGGGAGGTCCACGACGAGCACGGGGTGTACCCGCTGCTCCATGAATCGGAGGAGGACGCGACCGCGCAAATGCCGAAGGACGATCCGACATGAGCACCGTCGACCGGTACCGATCGCGAACCGGTGGCGAGGAGCAGGTGTCCGACCGGCTCGACCCCGTGTTGTGGGGTGGACCCGACGTGCCGGGCCCATTGAGCAGCGAACAGCTCCGACGCTTCGAGACAGATGGTTTCCTGATCCTCGAGGACTGGCTGGATCGCGACACCGTGGCGGCGTGCCTCGACGACGTCGCCGCGCTGGGTCGATCTCCCGAGATCGCCGGCGACGAACGCTCGATCCTCGAACCCGACTCGGGCGCGCTCCGGTCGCTGTTCCAGGTCCACCGGTCGGGATCGGTGGTTCCGGGGCTGGTCGGCGACCGGCGTCTCGCCGGAGCGGCACAGCAGATCCTCGATGACGACGTCTACGTGCACCAGAGCCGGATCAACCTGAAACCGGCCTTGCACGGCAAGTCGTTCTCGTGGCACTCCGACTTCGAGACGTGGCACGTCGAGGACGGGATGCCGGCGATGCGTGCGGTGAGCGCCTCGGTCGCCTTGACCGACAATCACTCGTGGAACGGCCCACTGCTGCTGATCCGAGGCTCGCACCTGCGCTACGTCGCGTTCGGCGGCCGCACGCCCGACGACAACTATCGAACCTCGTTGCGGCGTCAGGAGTACGGCAGCCCCGATCTCGAGGTGCTCGCGGCGTTGTACGAGCACGGCGACATCGTCACGTTCGACGCACCTGCGGGTTCTGTCGTGCTGTTCGATTGCAACGTCATGCACGGGTCGCCCGACAACATCTCGCCGGTGTCTCGAACGAACCTGTTCGTCGTGTACAACGCGATGACGAACGCGCTCCAGGACCCGTTCGGAACCGACCGGCCCCGACCCGAGCACATCGCCGAACGTTCCCCGGAGCCCCTCGTGCTCGGCTGAGCCGACGAGTGGTCACATGGCGGCGACGGCCGACGCGGCGGCGACCCCCGAGTCGAATGCGCCCTCGACCTTCGGTCCGGCGAACAGGTCGCCGGCGAGCACGACGCGGTGCTCCTCGTTCACCCAGCACGGATCGGGCCACGGCTCGACCGGGCCGGCGAACCGCCATTTCTTCACCTGGACGTCGGTCACCGAGGCCTCGCCGAGCCACGGTCGGGCGCGTTCGAGCAGGAGGTCGCGCAGCGAGTCGGTGTCGTCGTCCCAGTGGTCGGAGCTCCACGGTTGCGTGGCGTGGAAGGTCACCGCCGGCACCGGGCTGATGCCCTTGGCGTGGTTGTCGCCGATGAAGCCGAAGGGGGCATCGGCATCGGTCGGGTCGAACTGCACGCCGCCGGGTGACGGAACGGCGCTCGGACCGTCGAGCACGGTCAGGAGACCGATCGTGCGGTGGTACTCGCGGCGGAACAGCGCGTCGGGCACGCCGAGCTGTGCCTGCACGAGCAGCGCCCACGACTGCGGCACCGGACACGTCAGCACGAGTGCGTCGACCTCGTGCACGACGCCGTCGTCGATCACGACGTCCCAACCCGCCTCGGTCGGTCGGCATGAGAAGACGAGCCGGCTCGT encodes:
- the thpD gene encoding ectoine hydroxylase; translation: MSTVDRYRSRTGGEEQVSDRLDPVLWGGPDVPGPLSSEQLRRFETDGFLILEDWLDRDTVAACLDDVAALGRSPEIAGDERSILEPDSGALRSLFQVHRSGSVVPGLVGDRRLAGAAQQILDDDVYVHQSRINLKPALHGKSFSWHSDFETWHVEDGMPAMRAVSASVALTDNHSWNGPLLLIRGSHLRYVAFGGRTPDDNYRTSLRRQEYGSPDLEVLAALYEHGDIVTFDAPAGSVVLFDCNVMHGSPDNISPVSRTNLFVVYNAMTNALQDPFGTDRPRPEHIAERSPEPLVLG
- a CDS encoding ectoine synthase, coding for MIVRTLGELEDTELDVRADTWKSRRLLLAKDAMGFSLHDTVLYAGTETEMHYQNHLEAVYCIEGHAEITVADTGEVHELRPGTVYALDEHDRHALRVFEDFRCVCVFNPPVTGREVHDEHGVYPLLHESEEDATAQMPKDDPT
- the ectB gene encoding diaminobutyrate--2-oxoglutarate transaminase is translated as MATTEQPAAERPHGHEDPGRPGGAGDLSTFERLESDVRSYCRGWPTVFEHAEGAVQTDRDGHRYLDFFAGAGALNYGHNPPELTDALVDYITGRGVTHSLDMASVAKERFLLTLDEVILQPRGLDYRVMFPGPTGTNAVESAIKLARKVTGRETVISFTNAFHGMTLGSLALTGNSVKRAGAGVPLGNAVKMPFENTYGDELDTLDLLDSFLTDAGSGVDLPAAVIVETVQAEGGVNVASAGWMRRLGGICKQHGVLLVIDDIQVGCGRTGPFFSFEDMGLDEQPDIVCLSKSLSAYGLPFAIVLLDPRWDVFTPGEHNGTFRGNNLAFVTAAAAMERWWRDDALTDDVRRRAAMIETELDSLVDEHPGLFEERRGRGLIQGVLCSEPEDAGRICAAAFQRGLLLETAGPDDQVVKLLPPLTISDEELGRGLDIIRAAVEQTVDDQGQRLLDAPAAAGTTS
- a CDS encoding NAD(P)-binding protein, with product MRVAVVGAGLAGLVAARRLSSEHEVVVFDKGRSVGGRLATRRIGSARLDHGAQFFTARGDAFRRQVDDWVARDIARVWCHGFADTPDGHPRYCGTSGMNTLAKDLATGLDCLTSRLVFSCRPTEAGWDVVIDDGVVHEVDALVLTCPVPQSWALLVQAQLGVPDALFRREYHRTIGLLTVLDGPSAVPSPGGVQFDPTDADAPFGFIGDNHAKGISPVPAVTFHATQPWSSDHWDDDTDSLRDLLLERARPWLGEASVTDVQVKKWRFAGPVEPWPDPCWVNEEHRVVLAGDLFAGPKVEGAFDSGVAAASAVAAM
- the ectA gene encoding diaminobutyrate acetyltransferase → MIPVLTPLDNDPVHITVRPPTRDDAADMWRLAETSVDSNSPYSYLMLVEYLAGTCAVAVDDDGALAGFVTGFRVPDDPSTLFIWQIAVSPDRRGLGIGAQLLDGLAGRLAAPRLRYLEASVTPGNDASAALFRSFAESRRTECVEEELFDAADFPGEHDPEVRYRIGPF